One genomic segment of Physeter macrocephalus isolate SW-GA unplaced genomic scaffold, ASM283717v5 random_14, whole genome shotgun sequence includes these proteins:
- the OTOP3 gene encoding proton channel OTOP3, with translation MASPEAQETGETPAKENQVATGAEQTRAPASPLKRSWLVRHFSLLLRRDRQAQKAGQLFSGLLALNVVFLGGAFICSMIFNNVAVTLGDVWILLAALKALALLWLLYYTARTTRRPQAVLHQDPHAGPSWVRGSLVLFGSCTICLNIFRVGYGVSHIHCKSQLEISSPAVEIIFIGIQTWVLWKHSKDCVQIQTNFTRCGLMLTLATNLLLWLLAVTNDSMHHEIETELSALTEEFSGNNTNTCLCLNVTACVVFQKGYLMLYPFSTEYSLICCGTLFVMWKNVGRRLAPHTGSHPSTLSFHLHGAILGPLLGLLVLVAGACVFVLFQIQASGPAIARQYFTIYYAFYAAALPIMSLACLAGMAIHGLEERELDTLKNPTRSLDVVLLMGAALGQMGISYFSIVAIVATRPHEPLNRLILAYSLLLILQHIAQNLFIIEGLHRRPLWEAAPESLAGKWEAEAPRRGSLLELGQDLRQASLAYIHSYSHLNWKRRALKEISLFLILCNITLWMMPAFGIHPEFENGLEKDFYGYRTWFTIVNFGLPLGVFYRMHSVGVLVEVYLGA, from the exons ATGGCCTCTCCAGAAGCACAGGAGACTGGAGAGACCCCGGCCAAGGAGAACCAAGTGGCCACGGGGGCCGAGCAGACAAGGGCCCCCGCCTCGCCCCTCAAGAGGTCCTGGCTGGTGCGGCACTTCTCACTGCTGCTGCGCCGGGACCGGCAGGCCCAGAAGGCCGGGCAGCTCTTCTCGGGGCTCCTGGCCCTCAACGTGGTGTTCCTGGGCGGAGCCTTCATCTGCAGCATGATCTTCAACAACGTGGCCGTCACGCTGGGGGATGTGTGGATCCTGCTGGCCGCGCTGAAGGCCCTGGCCCTCCTCTGGCTTCTCTACTACACCGCCAGGACCACCCGCCGGCCGCAAGCCGTGCTCCACCAGGACCCACACGCCGGACCCTCTTGGGTGCGTG GCTCCCTGGTGCTCTTTGGCAGCTGCACCATCTGCCTCAACATCTTCCGCGTGGGCTACGGCGTGAGCCACATCCACTGTAAGTCACAGCTGGAGATCAGCTCCCCGGCCGTCGAGATCATCTTCATCGGCATCCAG ACCTGGGTGCTCTGGAAACACTCTAAGGACTGCGTTCAGATCCAGACCAACTTCACCAG GTGTGGCCTCATGCTGACGCTGGCCACGAATCTGCTGCTGTGGCTTCTGGCCGTCACCAACGACTCCATGCACCACGAGATCGAGACTGAGCTCAGCGCCCTCACGGAAGAGTTCTCAG gcaACAACACCAACACCTGTCTGTGTCTCAACGTCACCGCGTGTGTGGTCTTCCAGAAGGGCTACCTGATGCTCTACCCCTTCAGCACCGAGTACTCCCTCATCTGCTGTGGCACGCTCTTCGTCATGTGGAAGAACGTGGGCCGCCGCCTGGCACCCCACACAGGCTCCCACCCCAGCACCCTGTCCTTCCACCTGCACGGGGCCATCTTAGGGCCGCTGCTGGGCCTGCTGGTCCTGGTGGCAGGCGCGTGCGTCTTCGTGCTCTTCCAGATCCAAGCAAGTGGCCCTGCCATCGCGCGCCAGTACTTCACCATCTACTACGCCTTCTACGCAGCCGCACTGCCCATTATGAGCCTGGCATGCCTGGCGGGCATGGCCATCCATGGGCTGGAGGAGCGAGAGCTAGACACGCTCAAGAACCCCACCCGCAGCCTGGACGTGGTGCTGCTAATGGGCGCGGCGCTGGGCCAGATGGGCATCTCCTACTTCTCCATCGTGGCCATCGTGGCCACTCGCCCCCACGAGCCACTCAACCGCCTCATCCTGGCCTATTCGCTGCTGCTCATCCTGCAGCACATAGCCCAGAACCTCTTCATCATCGAGGGCCTGCACCGGCGCCCACTCTGGGAGGCAGCTCCTGAGAGCCTGGCGGGGAAGTGGGAGGCTGAGGCTCCCCGCAGGGGCTCCCTGCTGGAGCTGGGCCAGGACCTGCGGCAGGCCTCGCTGGCCTACATCCACTCCTACAGCCACCTCAACTGGAAGCGGCGGGCCCTCAAGGAGATCTCACTCTTCCTCATCCTCTGCAATATCACA ctgtGGATGATGCCTGCTTTTGGCATACACCCGGAGTTTGAGAACGGGCTGGAGAAGGATTTCTACGGCTACCGGACATGGTTCACCATCGTCAACTTCGGCCTGCCTCTGGGGGTCTTCTACCGCATGCACTCTGTCGGGGTGCTGGTGGAGGTCTACTTGGGGGCCTGA